A section of the Drosophila sechellia strain sech25 chromosome 3L, ASM438219v1, whole genome shotgun sequence genome encodes:
- the LOC6610451 gene encoding uncharacterized protein LOC6610451: MRLPSMVDNVWKRFMAMLSLPDLLVLVCLWASGFSLGYYAKSAYVYDNLWPHWYALVGGLVALALTLGWTLRKHKKQQYSYDHYYIIFYGLLCSLMGSCFMLTRQLAVSYYFSFVGLSVQYLAGFSYVSLRCDASGSRPARIALANSLYAGGMATGFVIFNEMEPQRSGLIALGINLLLLCLVCLNELLHHTGCINYKESRDLVFNLLNEEKMVFLPRQAILAQFVGRTDYQLKDSRQWLVLILGGSLVCLQKSCLLFSPTYIQLTWSSTVGYLQQTQLYIPFVLYSAGTSFGALLLMRYTPKLVYLLFGLIQITLIVALLCIYSDEQSEHCFLFLCLIYITMGVLSSQGIHWLLECSPFLHTELALAAGFVLQLCAMEGSKYESYATDTWIALIIVSVITQALTALAIPVVQWLQPHSASLVDVRNRLLGIRRQSLPPEQTQFWHTNHFLAHNKPANQLESVQLGRSRVFQQYPISGSDTAENHKGHKF; the protein is encoded by the exons ATGAGGCTGCCATCGATGGTGGATAACGTTTGGAAGCGTTTCATGGCCATGTTGTCACTTCCGGATTTGTTGG TCCTCGTCTGCCTGTGGGCCAGTGGCTTCTCCTTGGGTTACTACGCCAAGTCGGCTTATGTGTACGACAACCTGTGGCCCCATTGGTACGCCCTGGTGGGCGGGTTGGTGGCCTTGGCTCTGACCCTGGGCTGGACCCTCAGGAAGCACAAGAAACAGCAGTACAGCTACGATCATTACTATATCATTTTCTACGGACTGCTCTGCTCGCTGATGGGGAGCTGCTTCATGCTGACTAGACAGCTGG CTGTTAGCTATTACTTCAGCTTCGTGGGACTGAGTGTGCAGTACTTGGCCGGATTTAGTTACGTGAGCCTGCGTTGTGATGCCTCGGGATCACGACCGGCCAGAATAGCTTTGGCCAACTCTCTGTATGCCGGAGGAATGGCCACAGGATTTGTGATTTTCAACGAGATGGAACCGCAGCGCAGCGGATTGATTGCTCTGGGAATTAATCTGCTTTTACTCTGCCTGGTTTGTCTAAACGAGCTGCTGCACCATACTGGCTGCATTAACTACAAAGAATCAAGGGATTTGGTGTTTAATCTGCTCAACGAGGAGAAGATGGTCTTCCTGCCGCGCCAGGCGATTTTGGCGCAGTTTGTGGGCAGAACGGATTACCAACTGAAGGACAGCAGGCAGTGGCTGGTGTTGATCCTGGGAGGATCGCTGGTGTGCCTCCAGAAGAGCTGCCTCCTCTTCTCACCCACCTACATTCAGCTAACGTGGAGCAGCACGGTGGGCTATTTGCAGCAAACCCAGCTCTATATACCCTTTGTCCTGTACTCGGCTGGCACCAGTTTTGGAGCCCTGCTCCTGATGAGATACACCCCCAAGTTGGTGTACCTACTCTTCGGACTCATCCAGATTACATTGATAGTGGCTCTGCTGTGCATCTACAGCGATGAGCAGTCGGAGCACTGTTTCCTGTTCCTCTGCCTCATATACATCACTATGGGAGTGCTTTCGAGTCAGGGAATCCACTGGCTCCTGGAGTGCTCACCCTTCCTCCACACAGAGTTGGCCCTGGCCGCAGGATTCGTTCTGCAACTGTGTGCTATGGAGGGCTCCAAATACGAGTCCTACGCCACGGACACATGGATTGCCCTGATAATAGTGAGTGTAATCACTCAGGCACTCACTGCCCTGGCCATTCCTGTGGTGCAATGGCTCCAGCCGCACTCTGCCAGTCTCGTCGATGTGCGCAACCGCCTGCTGGGCATCCGACGGCAGTCGCTGCCCCCGGAGCAGACCCAGTTCTGGCACACCAACCACTTCCTGGCCCACAACAAGCCCGCCAACCAGCTGGAATCCGTGCAGCTGGGCAGGAGCAGGGTCTTCCAGCAGTATCCGATCAGCGGGAGTGACACCGCGGAGAACCACAAAGGCCACAAGTTTTGA